One Candidatus Zixiibacteriota bacterium genomic region harbors:
- a CDS encoding basic amino acid ABC transporter substrate-binding protein: MNLRVPRAGLPAAQWIPLIGVCCLLLLAFWRCGGHESGWSRLSRTGVLRVGTDATYPPFEWIDTASGHVEGFDVDLVREICRELHCAPEFVVVPFDGIIAGLVSEKYDLIASTFTITPERARHVAFSDPYYDAGQALAVPVSDTTIRSVDDLVGRTVGVQLGTTGERRAAQIPRVKVVSFENIGAAFIDMENRRLDAVINDRPTTELIIRQRRAAKIVGPTLTAENYGLAVRKDDPELLERINRALARIKSDGRFQIIHDRWFGPGG; the protein is encoded by the coding sequence ATGAACCTCCGGGTGCCCAGAGCCGGTTTGCCAGCGGCGCAGTGGATCCCTCTGATCGGGGTCTGTTGTCTCTTGTTGCTGGCGTTCTGGCGTTGCGGCGGGCATGAATCGGGGTGGAGCCGTTTGTCGCGCACCGGCGTGTTAAGGGTCGGCACAGATGCCACCTACCCGCCATTCGAGTGGATCGACACCGCCTCCGGGCATGTCGAGGGATTCGACGTCGATCTGGTGCGCGAGATCTGCCGCGAGCTGCACTGCGCTCCGGAGTTTGTTGTTGTGCCCTTCGACGGCATCATCGCCGGCCTGGTCTCGGAGAAGTACGACCTGATCGCGTCGACGTTCACGATCACGCCCGAGCGCGCCCGACATGTGGCCTTCTCTGATCCCTACTACGATGCCGGACAGGCGCTGGCGGTGCCAGTGTCCGATACGACCATCCGCAGCGTCGATGATCTGGTCGGCCGCACAGTCGGCGTGCAGCTCGGCACGACCGGTGAACGGCGTGCGGCGCAGATTCCGCGCGTGAAGGTCGTCTCCTTTGAGAACATTGGTGCCGCCTTCATCGACATGGAGAACCGGCGTCTCGATGCGGTCATCAACGATCGCCCGACGACCGAGTTGATCATCCGGCAGCGACGCGCGGCCAAGATCGTCGGCCCGACTCTGACTGCGGAGAACTACGGTCTCGCCGTCCGCAAGGACGACCCCGAGCTGCTCGAACGCATCAACCGGGCGCTGGCTCGGATCAAAAGCGACGGCCGCTTCCAGATCATCCACGACCGCTGGTTCGGCCCGGGAGGATAG
- a CDS encoding DUF5668 domain-containing protein — protein sequence MVGRVRWGVILVAIGVLLLLNTTGAISINFWSYIWRLWPVILIAIGLEKIFSSTASLRPLAWLSPIVIILTLAYAVIAGERGGGSVWWHDDWSHYSSDDESDVYTWSETLAPGINRLELALQMTAGRLIMRDGAQAGNAVEGRITYRDEKPRVRSQTSGGTLDVNVADRSRKSRRGRDQWIIKLSDSLPVALTVAGAAARMRLDFADVPLETMTLSTAAGDIDVTFGSMVHAVECRFASAAASVDVTVPAGAGVRVKRSSVLQGFSSGDLDLIESGEARETPGFASKPVQITLYVESVVSSLRLHTATGGSPASAT from the coding sequence ATGGTCGGTAGGGTGCGCTGGGGCGTGATCCTGGTCGCGATCGGCGTGCTGTTGCTGCTGAACACGACGGGCGCGATCAGCATCAACTTCTGGTCCTACATTTGGAGACTCTGGCCGGTGATTCTGATCGCCATCGGCTTGGAGAAGATCTTTTCGTCGACGGCGTCCTTGCGCCCTTTGGCTTGGCTGTCGCCCATCGTCATCATCCTCACATTGGCCTATGCGGTCATCGCCGGAGAACGCGGTGGCGGTTCGGTCTGGTGGCACGACGATTGGAGTCATTATTCCAGTGATGACGAGAGCGATGTCTACACTTGGTCGGAGACTCTCGCGCCGGGGATCAACCGTCTGGAACTCGCCTTGCAGATGACGGCCGGTCGCCTGATTATGCGCGATGGCGCCCAAGCCGGGAACGCGGTCGAGGGACGGATCACCTACCGGGACGAGAAACCACGTGTACGATCCCAGACCAGTGGCGGGACACTCGATGTCAATGTCGCCGACCGTTCCCGCAAGAGCCGCCGGGGACGTGACCAGTGGATCATCAAACTCAGCGACAGTCTGCCGGTCGCTCTGACAGTCGCGGGAGCGGCCGCGCGGATGCGATTGGACTTCGCCGATGTGCCGTTGGAAACGATGACCCTCTCCACCGCAGCCGGGGACATCGATGTGACATTCGGATCGATGGTGCATGCTGTGGAGTGCCGTTTCGCCAGTGCGGCCGCCTCCGTCGATGTGACCGTGCCCGCCGGGGCCGGAGTCCGCGTCAAGCGCAGTTCGGTCCTGCAGGGTTTCTCATCCGGTGATCTCGATTTGATTGAATCGGGTGAGGCCAGGGAAACGCCGGGATTCGCTTCAAAACCGGTACAGATCACCCTCTATGTGGAGTCGGTCGTCTCGTCGCTGCGTCTGCACACCGCGACGGGCGGCAGTCCCGCCTCGGCGACATAG
- a CDS encoding PspC domain-containing protein — protein sequence MTKRLYRSNDTKVIGGVCGGLGEHFDIDPTWIRLLFVLLIFASGIGILAYIIGWIVIPRRPLVPVAAPAAEVPPPAQPAAKTQKHGPGFLPGIILIGLGLIFLLHRFFFWFDFEYIWPLILIGIGGALIYRAVAPATGEDRVDEPAAQITEVENGR from the coding sequence ATGACCAAACGACTGTACCGTTCCAATGACACGAAGGTCATAGGCGGCGTCTGCGGCGGACTGGGTGAGCATTTCGACATCGATCCCACCTGGATTCGTCTGTTGTTCGTGCTTTTGATCTTTGCCAGCGGCATCGGAATTCTGGCCTACATCATAGGGTGGATCGTCATTCCGCGTCGCCCGCTCGTGCCGGTCGCCGCCCCGGCGGCAGAAGTGCCACCTCCCGCGCAACCGGCCGCGAAGACCCAGAAGCACGGTCCCGGTTTTCTACCGGGGATCATCCTGATCGGGCTGGGACTGATCTTCCTTTTGCATCGCTTCTTCTTCTGGTTTGATTTCGAGTACATCTGGCCGTTGATCCTGATCGGCATCGGAGGCGCGCTGATCTATCGCGCGGTGGCGCCCGCCACGGGAGAGGATCGTGTCGATGAACCGGCGGCTCAGATCACGGAGGTGGAGAATGGTCGGTAG
- a CDS encoding protein-L-isoaspartate(D-aspartate) O-methyltransferase translates to MDERRRMSVVLWWLSLAVGVVALVASGSETWGSPPGQRAAPDSGSGVHARRRAAMVQSQIAARGVTDSVVLDAMRTVLRHRFVPDEHLEEAYDDRPLPIGLGQTISQPYVVAAMTEAMHAGPKDRVLEIGTGSGYQAAVLAEIVGEVYTIEILAPLGRRAESTLTALGYKNVHVRVGDGYQGWPDQAPFDAIIVTAAPDHVPQPLIDQLRVNGRMVLPLGRGEQTLVVLTKTPDGVKVEEQFGVRFVPMTGEAERRRPSRGDSTPPPDD, encoded by the coding sequence ATGGATGAACGCCGTAGAATGAGTGTGGTGCTCTGGTGGCTGTCTCTGGCTGTGGGAGTAGTGGCGTTGGTCGCGTCGGGATCCGAGACATGGGGTTCTCCGCCCGGTCAACGGGCAGCGCCTGATTCCGGATCCGGTGTCCATGCCCGCCGCCGGGCCGCGATGGTGCAAAGTCAGATCGCCGCGCGGGGTGTGACCGACTCCGTCGTGCTCGATGCCATGCGGACCGTCCTCCGCCATCGCTTTGTGCCGGATGAGCACTTGGAGGAGGCGTACGACGACCGGCCATTGCCGATCGGGTTGGGACAAACCATCTCTCAACCGTATGTCGTGGCCGCGATGACCGAGGCGATGCACGCCGGGCCGAAGGATCGTGTGCTGGAGATCGGCACCGGCTCTGGGTACCAGGCCGCGGTTCTGGCGGAGATCGTCGGCGAAGTCTACACGATCGAAATCCTCGCGCCATTGGGCCGACGGGCCGAATCCACGCTGACCGCCCTCGGCTACAAGAATGTGCATGTTCGCGTCGGCGATGGCTATCAGGGTTGGCCCGACCAGGCGCCGTTCGATGCGATCATCGTCACCGCCGCTCCCGATCATGTGCCACAACCGCTGATCGACCAGCTCAGGGTCAACGGCCGCATGGTCCTTCCTCTGGGACGGGGGGAGCAGACGCTGGTTGTTCTGACCAAGACGCCCGATGGCGTCAAGGTCGAGGAGCAGTTCGGCGTACGCTTTGTTCCGATGACCGGGGAGGCCGAACGGCGCAGGCCATCGCGCGGCGATTCTACGCCCCCTCCCGACGATTGA
- a CDS encoding RNA polymerase sigma factor: MDDRGEKASEGVSEEELIRATQSGDRYAYDVLVRRYQRRVYRWAFHVVRTHDLADEVTQEVFVRTYEAISRVDPKRPLGAWLCRSAVNLALNLLRKQQFRARWAEENRPEPTDFEKEASEPDTAFRRRRIMDRLDRAIDSLPILYRTILLLRLKDGMSYEEIADALGISMGTVMSRLSRARRRLRTELGDMIEDLRE, from the coding sequence ATGGATGATCGCGGCGAAAAGGCCTCAGAGGGAGTCTCCGAGGAGGAATTGATACGCGCGACCCAGAGCGGGGATCGTTATGCTTACGATGTTCTTGTAAGGCGCTATCAGAGAAGGGTTTATCGGTGGGCGTTCCATGTAGTCCGTACCCATGATCTGGCCGACGAAGTCACCCAAGAGGTCTTCGTACGTACCTACGAAGCGATCTCTCGGGTTGATCCAAAGCGGCCGTTGGGCGCGTGGCTCTGTCGCAGCGCGGTGAACTTGGCGCTTAATCTGTTGCGCAAACAGCAGTTCCGCGCTCGTTGGGCGGAGGAGAACCGACCCGAGCCGACGGATTTTGAGAAGGAGGCATCTGAGCCCGACACCGCTTTCCGGCGTCGACGGATCATGGATCGGCTCGACCGGGCGATTGACTCGCTCCCCATTCTCTATCGCACGATCCTGCTCCTAAGGCTAAAGGACGGAATGTCCTACGAGGAGATCGCGGATGCTCTGGGAATCTCGATGGGAACCGTGATGTCGCGTCTATCCCGCGCTCGCCGGAGGCTGCGAACGGAGCTGGGTGACATGATCGAGGATTTGCGGGAATGA
- the holA gene encoding DNA polymerase III subunit delta, giving the protein MGFSEDRAKGHFGSFHLIVAENPYLLWEATEHWKSVWRREAPGAALRIFTAPHVEMDRLLELGTTVPLFETVQLIVVEQIDRLPAARQKELADIVSGCGPTTKILLTAESIDRRTSFYKTLANLGPCEVFPRIYQDDIPGWVKRLAGEIGWVLSPQATELISSVHGTDLFAVAQTLERVTLFIGQKRRIEVGDIETVIAGDGEHDIYLLIEALIAGELQRSLGIVNSLLSSGDRTFLWLTQVQGQCMRLFRLLDMADKTDHEAGQSLGIHHYLVRRLRPLAAALGRDGLTAVSQVVFETDWAMKSSLLPPRLAWELFVWRLAGENRRGEIWFDLNAQSPRE; this is encoded by the coding sequence ATGGGCTTTTCCGAGGATCGCGCCAAGGGACATTTCGGTTCATTCCATCTCATCGTCGCCGAGAATCCCTATCTGCTCTGGGAGGCCACGGAGCATTGGAAGAGTGTTTGGCGCAGGGAAGCGCCCGGTGCGGCGCTACGCATCTTCACCGCGCCTCACGTGGAGATGGACCGGCTGCTGGAATTGGGCACGACCGTGCCGTTGTTCGAGACGGTGCAGTTGATCGTCGTGGAACAGATCGATCGCCTTCCGGCGGCGCGGCAGAAGGAGTTGGCCGACATTGTCTCCGGATGCGGACCCACAACCAAGATCCTCCTGACGGCCGAGTCGATCGATCGCCGGACGTCATTCTACAAGACATTGGCGAATCTGGGGCCGTGCGAGGTCTTCCCCCGCATCTACCAGGACGACATCCCCGGATGGGTCAAGCGGCTCGCCGGTGAGATCGGTTGGGTGCTGTCGCCGCAGGCCACGGAGCTCATCAGTAGCGTTCATGGGACCGATCTGTTCGCCGTCGCGCAAACACTCGAGCGTGTCACCTTGTTCATCGGGCAGAAGCGACGGATCGAGGTCGGCGACATCGAGACGGTGATTGCCGGCGACGGTGAGCACGACATCTATCTCCTGATCGAAGCGCTCATCGCCGGGGAGTTGCAGCGCTCCCTGGGAATCGTGAACTCCCTCCTCTCGTCGGGAGACAGGACCTTTCTGTGGTTGACCCAGGTGCAGGGGCAGTGCATGCGGCTGTTCCGCCTCCTGGACATGGCGGACAAGACCGACCACGAGGCCGGTCAGTCTCTCGGGATTCACCACTACCTTGTCCGCCGACTCCGTCCTCTGGCGGCAGCCCTTGGACGGGATGGGCTGACCGCCGTTTCACAGGTCGTCTTCGAGACAGATTGGGCCATGAAGAGTTCCCTGCTCCCGCCCCGTTTGGCTTGGGAGCTCTTTGTCTGGCGTTTGGCGGGCGAGAATCGCCGCGGCGAAATCTGGTTTGACCTGAACGCCCAGAGTCCACGGGAATAG
- a CDS encoding deoxyguanosinetriphosphate triphosphohydrolase, with product MVRSTLEGHEGQYLAAYAAHSAQSLGRVHREPSHPYRTEFQRDRERIIHSAAFRRLEYKTQVFVNHEGDNYRTRLTHTIEVAQIARSIARALALNEDLAEAVALAHDLGHTPFGHAGEEALDKKMQPDGGFSHNRQSLRVVDVLEERYPEYSGLNLTFEVREGIVKHETIYDRAHPDAGDFHPEWQPTLEAQLVNLADEIAYNSHDLDDGLRAGLYGWDDLAGVPLWRELNEESERIYPNLDRRLRRHHVVRLLINRQVTDLVDHARLALEELRIKTLDDVRAAKGLIVTFSPEFSERIRVLKEFLYHSMYRHYRLVRMSLKAERIVHALFDAYAQEPRQLDPKFRARLRDTMAGQVRQVVCDYIAGMTDRYAMLEYRKLFDPFERV from the coding sequence ATGGTGCGATCAACATTGGAAGGGCATGAAGGGCAATACCTGGCGGCGTACGCGGCGCACAGCGCACAATCGTTGGGCCGCGTTCACCGGGAGCCGTCGCACCCATACCGCACCGAGTTCCAGCGCGACCGCGAGCGGATCATCCATTCAGCGGCGTTCCGACGGCTCGAATACAAGACCCAGGTGTTTGTCAATCACGAGGGGGACAACTACCGCACGCGGCTGACGCACACGATCGAGGTGGCGCAGATTGCCCGGTCGATCGCCCGCGCGCTGGCATTGAACGAGGACCTCGCCGAGGCGGTGGCCCTGGCACATGATCTGGGGCATACACCCTTCGGGCATGCGGGCGAAGAGGCGCTGGACAAGAAGATGCAGCCGGATGGCGGCTTCTCGCACAATCGGCAGTCGCTGCGCGTGGTCGATGTGCTTGAAGAGCGGTACCCGGAGTATTCCGGCCTGAATCTGACCTTCGAAGTCCGCGAGGGAATCGTCAAGCATGAGACGATCTACGACCGGGCCCATCCCGACGCCGGGGATTTCCATCCCGAATGGCAGCCGACCTTGGAGGCGCAACTGGTCAATTTGGCCGATGAGATCGCCTACAACTCGCACGATCTTGATGACGGCCTGCGCGCGGGATTGTACGGTTGGGATGATCTGGCCGGAGTGCCGCTGTGGCGTGAGTTGAATGAGGAGTCGGAGAGGATCTACCCCAATCTGGACCGTCGTCTGCGACGGCATCACGTAGTCCGGCTGCTCATCAATCGGCAGGTCACCGACCTGGTCGATCACGCGCGACTGGCGCTCGAGGAGCTACGCATCAAGACGCTCGACGACGTGCGCGCCGCCAAGGGGCTGATCGTGACATTCTCGCCGGAATTCTCAGAGCGAATCCGTGTCCTGAAGGAGTTCCTCTACCACTCGATGTACCGTCACTACCGGCTGGTGCGGATGTCGCTGAAGGCGGAACGCATCGTGCACGCGTTGTTCGACGCGTATGCACAGGAACCGCGTCAACTCGATCCGAAGTTCCGCGCCCGTCTGCGCGACACCATGGCCGGCCAGGTGCGCCAGGTCGTCTGCGACTACATCGCCGGAATGACCGACCGCTACGCCATGCTCGAATACCGGAAGTTGTTCGATCCGTTCGAGCGGGTTTAG